In one window of Nodosilinea sp. PGN35 DNA:
- a CDS encoding DUF4160 domain-containing protein — protein MPTVLYLRGWRFHFYSNEGSEPIHIHAQKGERDCKYWLDVDAYEIREAYTYNLSARDTREVRKIILQHFDDIVEAWDSAFGGNHD, from the coding sequence ATGCCCACAGTTTTATACTTGCGGGGGTGGCGCTTTCACTTTTACTCAAATGAAGGAAGTGAGCCCATTCACATTCATGCCCAAAAAGGGGAACGAGACTGTAAGTATTGGCTGGATGTAGATGCCTACGAAATTCGTGAGGCGTACACCTACAATCTGTCAGCACGCGATACTAGAGAAGTCCGTAAAATTATCTTGCAGCATTTTGATGACATCGTAGAGGCTTGGGACTCTGCTTTTGGAGGTAATCATGACTAA
- a CDS encoding site-specific integrase: protein MAKNHRHGKASIFTDADLVKLRKQIENPKHRLMFDIARWTGERMGAVRQLDVADVYDLHGRPRAFITFRARTRKAAPGGVRRTRECPTHPTLGELLAAYAPPIDGPLFPGELGPMSFQACDNFLRRALERAGLDHKGYSTHSFRRTLITRLSEKGVDLKTLQSITGHQDLKVLVGYIEANPRRAQRAIALL, encoded by the coding sequence TTGGCAAAAAATCACCGCCACGGCAAAGCGTCGATCTTCACCGACGCCGATTTGGTTAAGCTGCGTAAACAAATTGAAAACCCTAAGCATCGCCTGATGTTCGATATTGCCCGATGGACAGGGGAGCGCATGGGGGCGGTTCGGCAGCTGGACGTAGCAGACGTTTACGACCTACATGGCCGACCTAGGGCATTCATCACCTTCAGGGCTCGCACGCGGAAGGCCGCGCCGGGGGGCGTACGCAGAACTAGAGAATGCCCAACCCATCCAACGCTTGGGGAACTGCTGGCGGCCTACGCGCCGCCGATCGATGGGCCGCTCTTCCCAGGCGAACTGGGGCCGATGTCGTTTCAAGCATGCGACAACTTTCTACGCCGAGCGCTGGAGCGGGCTGGGCTCGATCACAAGGGCTACAGCACGCACAGTTTTAGGCGTACGCTGATCACTCGGCTCTCTGAGAAGGGGGTAGACCTGAAGACCTTGCAGTCGATCACTGGGCATCAGGATTTAAAGGTTTTGGTCGGCTACATCGAAGCGAACCCACGGCGGGCTCAAAGGGCGATCGCACTGCTATGA
- the uvrA gene encoding excinuclease ABC subunit UvrA — protein MPKSDASAKKTAASSQGRASTNGNQHTGLAHHHAALDDNVIRIRGARQHNLKNLDLEIPRNQLIVFTGVSGSGKSSLAFDTIFAEGQRRYVESLSAYARQFLGQVDKPDVDAIEGLSPAISIDQKSTSHNPRSTVGTVTEIYDYLRLLYGRAGDPHCPHCDRSISPQSIDQMIDRIMELPDRTRFQILAPVVRGKKGTHKKLLSSLASEGFVRVRVNGEIRELTDNIELDKNYSHSIEVVVDRLVKKAGLEDRLADSLRTCLKRSEGIAVIEILADRPQTAETPADNVVSLSDRLPQAELRAAEPEASYGLPRELVFSENFACPEHGAVMEELSPRLFSFNSPYGACPHCHGLGSLRTFSADLVVPDPTLPVYAAIAPWSEKDNTYYFSLLYSVGQAFGFEIQSRWDQLTPEQQHIVLHGSEEKIYIESDSRYRDRKGYHRQYEGVLPILERQYKDSTSELHKQKLEKYLIDQTCEVCHGTRLKPESNAVRIGPHSISDLTNVSIRECLKRIRQLVGEEESGEASTAPKLSARQLQIGALVLREIRARLQFMMDVGLDYLTLHRTAMTLSGGEAQRIRLATQIGSGLTGVLYVLDEPSIGLHQRDNDRLLNTLHRLRDLGNTLIVVEHDEDTIRAADHLVDIGPGAGIHGGAIVAEGDLNALMNAQNSLTGAYLSGRQAIPTPAQRRPGNGRSLTLKNAHRNNLKHLDVEIPLGELVCITGVSGSGKSTLINELLYPALQHHFGSKVPFPKHLDKLEGLKALDKVIVIDQSPIGRTPRSNPATYTGVFDVIRNLFTETIEAKARGYKAGQFSFNVKGGRCEACGGQGVNVIEMNFLPDVYVQCEVCKGARYNRDTLQVTYKGKTISDVLNMTAEEALVFFENIPQAQARLQTMVDVGLGYIRLGQTAPTLSGGEAQRMKLASELARRSTGKTLYLIDEPTTGLSFYDVHKLLDVVQRLVDKGNSVLMIEHNLDVIRCADWIIDLGPEGGDRGGELIAVGTPETVAQVQGSYTGKYLAKVLEQHPPANQTISAG, from the coding sequence ATGCCCAAATCGGACGCTTCCGCTAAGAAAACCGCTGCCTCTAGCCAGGGCCGAGCGTCCACCAACGGCAATCAGCACACCGGCCTCGCCCACCACCACGCTGCCCTCGACGATAACGTCATCCGCATTCGGGGGGCCCGCCAGCACAACCTGAAAAACCTGGACCTGGAGATTCCCCGCAACCAGCTGATCGTGTTCACCGGGGTGTCGGGGTCGGGCAAGTCCTCCTTAGCCTTTGACACCATCTTTGCCGAGGGGCAGCGCCGCTACGTCGAGTCGCTCAGCGCCTACGCCCGCCAGTTCCTCGGCCAGGTGGACAAGCCCGATGTGGATGCGATCGAGGGACTCAGCCCGGCCATCTCCATTGACCAAAAATCCACCTCCCACAACCCCCGCTCTACGGTGGGCACGGTGACGGAAATCTACGACTACCTGCGGCTGCTCTACGGGCGGGCGGGCGATCCCCACTGCCCCCACTGCGATCGCAGCATTTCCCCGCAATCCATCGACCAGATGATCGATCGGATCATGGAGCTGCCCGATCGCACCCGCTTCCAGATTCTCGCCCCGGTGGTGCGGGGCAAAAAGGGCACCCACAAAAAGCTGCTCTCCAGCCTGGCCTCGGAGGGGTTTGTGCGGGTGCGGGTCAACGGCGAAATTCGGGAGCTGACCGACAACATCGAGCTGGACAAAAACTACAGCCACAGCATTGAGGTGGTGGTCGATCGCCTGGTCAAAAAAGCAGGCCTGGAGGATCGCCTGGCTGACTCGCTGCGGACCTGTCTGAAGCGCTCCGAAGGCATCGCGGTGATTGAGATTCTGGCCGACCGGCCCCAGACCGCCGAGACCCCGGCTGACAATGTGGTGTCCCTCAGCGATCGCCTGCCCCAGGCCGAGCTGCGGGCGGCGGAACCCGAGGCCAGCTACGGTCTGCCCCGGGAGCTGGTGTTCTCCGAAAACTTCGCCTGCCCGGAGCACGGCGCGGTGATGGAGGAACTCTCGCCCCGGCTGTTTTCCTTCAACTCGCCCTACGGGGCCTGCCCCCACTGCCACGGGCTGGGCAGCCTGCGCACGTTTTCCGCCGACCTGGTGGTGCCCGACCCCACCCTGCCGGTGTACGCCGCGATCGCCCCCTGGTCTGAAAAAGACAACACCTACTATTTCTCCCTGCTCTACAGCGTCGGCCAGGCCTTTGGCTTTGAGATCCAGAGCCGCTGGGACCAGCTCACCCCCGAGCAGCAGCACATTGTGCTCCACGGCAGCGAGGAGAAGATCTACATCGAGTCGGACTCGCGCTACCGCGATCGCAAGGGCTACCACCGCCAGTACGAGGGGGTGCTGCCCATCCTCGAGCGCCAGTACAAAGACAGCACCTCCGAGCTGCACAAGCAAAAACTGGAAAAGTACCTGATCGACCAGACCTGCGAAGTCTGCCACGGCACCCGGCTCAAGCCCGAGTCCAACGCCGTGCGCATTGGCCCCCACTCGATCAGCGACCTCACCAATGTCTCCATTCGCGAGTGCCTGAAGCGCATTCGCCAGCTGGTGGGCGAAGAGGAGTCGGGCGAGGCCAGCACCGCCCCCAAGCTCTCGGCCCGGCAGCTCCAGATCGGGGCGCTGGTGCTGCGAGAGATTCGCGCCCGGCTCCAGTTCATGATGGATGTCGGCCTCGACTACCTCACCCTGCACCGCACCGCCATGACGCTCTCGGGGGGCGAGGCCCAGCGCATTCGCCTGGCCACCCAGATTGGCTCTGGCCTCACCGGGGTGCTCTACGTGCTGGATGAGCCCAGCATTGGCCTGCACCAGCGCGACAACGATCGCCTGCTCAACACCCTGCACCGCCTGCGCGACCTGGGCAACACCCTGATCGTGGTGGAGCACGACGAAGACACGATCCGCGCCGCCGACCACCTGGTGGATATCGGGCCGGGGGCGGGCATCCACGGCGGTGCCATTGTGGCCGAGGGCGACCTCAACGCCCTGATGAATGCCCAAAACTCCCTCACCGGAGCCTACCTGTCCGGGCGGCAGGCCATCCCCACCCCGGCCCAGCGGCGACCGGGCAACGGGCGATCGCTGACCCTCAAAAACGCCCACCGCAACAACCTCAAGCACCTGGATGTGGAGATTCCCCTGGGCGAGCTGGTCTGCATCACCGGCGTCTCCGGCTCGGGCAAATCCACCCTGATCAACGAGCTGCTCTACCCCGCCCTGCAGCACCACTTTGGCAGCAAGGTGCCCTTTCCCAAGCACCTCGACAAGCTGGAGGGACTGAAGGCCCTGGACAAGGTGATCGTGATCGACCAGTCGCCGATTGGCCGCACCCCCCGCTCCAACCCCGCCACCTATACGGGCGTCTTCGACGTGATCCGCAACCTGTTCACCGAGACCATCGAGGCCAAGGCGCGGGGCTACAAGGCGGGCCAGTTTTCCTTCAACGTCAAGGGCGGGCGCTGCGAGGCCTGCGGCGGCCAGGGCGTCAACGTGATCGAGATGAACTTTCTGCCCGACGTGTACGTGCAGTGCGAGGTGTGCAAAGGGGCGCGCTACAACCGCGACACCCTGCAGGTCACCTACAAGGGCAAAACCATCTCCGACGTGCTGAACATGACCGCCGAGGAGGCCCTGGTCTTTTTCGAGAATATTCCCCAGGCCCAGGCCCGGCTGCAAACCATGGTCGATGTGGGGCTGGGCTACATTCGCCTGGGCCAGACCGCCCCCACCCTCTCCGGCGGCGAGGCCCAGCGCATGAAGCTGGCCTCGGAGCTGGCCCGCCGCTCCACCGGCAAAACCCTTTATTTAATTGACGAGCCCACCACCGGCCTGTCGTTCTACGACGTGCACAAGCTGCTGGACGTGGTGCAGCGCCTGGTGGACAAGGGCAACTCGGTGCTGATGATCGAGCACAACCTGGACGTGATTCGCTGCGCCGACTGGATCATTGACCTGGGGCCGGAAGGGGGCGATCGCGGCGGCGAGCTGATCGCCGTGGGCACCCCCGAGACGGTGGCCCAGGTGCAGGGCTCCTACACCGGCAAGTACCTGGCCAAGGTGCTAGAGCAGCATCCGCCTGCAAACCAAACCATCTCTGCTGGCTAA
- a CDS encoding AAA family ATPase, with translation MEFDAGRFFRACNPSKTLNLTSPADKQYYIDFSEVRGSDLVQELKRTITLSGQEPTCQLFTGHIGCGKSTELSRLLRDLEAAGYQVVYFESTDDLDMGDVDISDILLAIAKQVSKSLEDAKLRLAPSRFQQLIKSTADLLNSEVTGLKIKTPEVGGLKVGGDLGISAEDGTYSLSLGIGEITTKAKDSKDVRALLRQHLEPRIKTILDIINGELIDTANRQLLDQGKAGLVVIVDNLDRIDNKPRVQDRRQPEYLFVDRGDQLKQLRCHVIYTIPLVLSFSNEKENLTNRFGASPQVLPMVRTQNRDGSACEAGLEALRQMILARAFPEVSADQRLDQLGQVFDSTETLDRLCLASGGHVRNLLVLVNDCLKKADPPLTQTLLTQVVSLRLSDLTKAIEAEEWGLLREVHRTKAVRGEGEYQALLRSLFVFEYRDAGQTWFDLNPVLLAAKELTPDA, from the coding sequence ATGGAATTCGACGCAGGGCGGTTTTTTCGGGCCTGTAACCCCAGCAAAACCCTTAACCTCACCTCCCCCGCCGACAAGCAGTACTACATCGACTTTTCGGAGGTGCGGGGCAGCGATCTGGTGCAAGAGCTGAAGCGCACCATTACCCTGTCGGGGCAAGAGCCCACCTGCCAGTTGTTTACGGGCCACATTGGCTGCGGCAAATCGACCGAGCTTTCTCGACTTCTGCGCGATCTAGAGGCGGCGGGCTACCAGGTGGTCTATTTTGAGTCTACGGACGACCTGGATATGGGGGATGTGGACATTAGCGACATTCTCCTCGCCATTGCCAAGCAGGTGAGCAAAAGTTTGGAAGACGCTAAGCTGCGCCTGGCCCCCAGCCGCTTTCAGCAGCTGATCAAAAGCACCGCCGATCTGCTCAACTCTGAGGTGACGGGGCTCAAGATCAAAACTCCCGAAGTCGGCGGTCTCAAAGTTGGTGGCGACCTGGGTATCAGCGCTGAGGATGGCACCTATTCGCTGTCTTTGGGCATTGGCGAAATCACCACTAAGGCCAAAGACAGCAAGGACGTACGCGCCCTGCTGCGCCAGCACCTGGAGCCGCGCATCAAAACCATTCTCGACATTATCAATGGCGAGCTGATCGACACCGCCAACCGGCAGCTACTTGACCAGGGCAAAGCCGGGCTGGTGGTGATTGTCGATAACCTCGATCGCATCGACAACAAGCCCCGCGTGCAGGATCGCCGCCAGCCCGAGTACCTGTTTGTGGATCGGGGCGACCAGCTCAAGCAGTTGCGCTGCCATGTGATTTACACCATCCCTCTGGTGCTGTCGTTTTCTAACGAAAAAGAGAACCTGACCAATCGGTTTGGGGCTAGCCCCCAGGTGCTGCCCATGGTGCGTACTCAAAACCGCGATGGCAGCGCCTGCGAAGCGGGGCTAGAGGCGCTGCGCCAAATGATTTTGGCCCGCGCCTTTCCGGAGGTGTCTGCTGACCAGCGCCTGGATCAGCTGGGGCAAGTTTTTGACTCTACGGAAACCCTCGATCGCCTATGTTTGGCTAGCGGTGGCCACGTGCGAAATTTGCTGGTGCTGGTCAACGATTGCCTCAAGAAGGCTGACCCGCCCCTCACCCAGACCCTGCTCACCCAGGTGGTTAGCCTACGGCTGAGCGATCTGACTAAGGCGATCGAGGCCGAAGAGTGGGGCCTGCTGCGGGAGGTGCATCGCACCAAGGCGGTGCGGGGCGAAGGCGAGTATCAGGCGCTGCTGCGCAGTTTGTTTGTGTTTGAATATCGGGATGCGGGGCAAACCTGGTTTGACCTCAACCCTGTGCTACTGGCCGCTAAGGAACTCACGCCCGATGCCTGA
- a CDS encoding DUF2442 domain-containing protein produces MTKQHEIESLAFDGDWMTLGVDQRVYRLPLAQVSKRLLQASAADRNIYRIAPSGYGIHWPTLDEDLSINGLLKLAKAQSQALETH; encoded by the coding sequence ATGACTAAGCAGCATGAGATCGAGAGCTTAGCGTTTGATGGTGATTGGATGACCTTAGGCGTAGATCAGCGAGTTTATCGACTGCCGCTAGCTCAGGTTTCAAAACGGCTATTACAGGCATCCGCAGCAGATCGCAACATCTACCGCATTGCTCCATCGGGCTATGGCATTCACTGGCCCACCTTGGACGAGGATTTGTCGATTAACGGGTTACTCAAGCTAGCCAAGGCTCAGTCACAGGCCTTAGAAACGCACTGA